tgatgacaaggaccttctcccagaaacaACAAAGATAGAAAGAATTCCctgggagttggcaccctgagtttggacttgtagccttgtagactgggagagaataaatttctctttgttaaagccatccacttgtggtattgctgttatagcagcactaggtaactaagacacttagtgaagtagagggttagggagaaagaggaagaccttgacaagacagactgacacagtggctgcaacaatgggctcaaacacagcaacaattctgaTGATGGGGCAGGACCcagaagtgttttgttgtgttgtacctagggtcgctatgagtcagaatcaactcgacagcatctaataacaacaacagccactaTGCAAGGCAGGAACGCAAGCGGAAATCTATATACaactgttcactgcagcacttttcacaagaaGCAAAAGATGAACACAgccaaaatgtccatcagcaggtgaatggatacacaaactttggtacgtacacacaatggagtagaactgctccacaaggttttcaaggctgtgacctttcagaagcagatcaccgggcctgtcttctgagaagtttctgggtgggtttgaacccccaaactAGTAGATGAGCCATTAACTGTTGGTGCAAGCCAGGGACttccaatggaatattacacacactcccaaaaatgaagtcttgatgcatacgacaacatggatgaagcctGAAAACACCAAGCTGAGAAAAGTCAGTCAGTCAGAAAAGGAGAGATGCATTCTGATCTCACTTATAGGACATAAGCAAATATACACAAagcaaagcttattagtggttaccaggggtgacagggagggggaaggaagagtTTTTGATTAGGATCATTGAGTTTATGTGAAAggtagtggaatgatttggaacatAAACCGTAAAATGCTTGCACAGCTTGAATATAAGCAATGTAACaaatgcacatgtagaaattgttgaaatggcgtgttttattatgtatatttggaacacaataaaaaaataacatgaagatcaataaaaaggaaagaaaagctctGTGGAATTCtcgctctacacacacacacacacacacacatttttcttctaaaaaaaatgagtaaagaatCCCTGAGAGCAAAAAGCACAGTCAATTACCCCCCGTTTTTATTGGTCCATTTCTTGTGGTGACCTCATAAGGAGCCAATTCTTTGGAACTCCAAGCCCCTATATAAGTCCCTGGAAACCTAGGTTTGTGGTCTTTCTGGCTCAGGAAGCTCTTTCAGTGACCTGAGACATCGTGACCAAACTTGGcttgttttctctttaaattgtggtttttctatttcctcgccagctattcttattttctctttgtttttcctcatttgcATTCATtcgtttttcattttattcttcctttacatcctcaatttttctttttttctatgtacttgttaatttttttatcatcttactattattgttttattttgtattttttcttatcctcatgttatttattccttttttgaatctttctcattgatttcttgttttgtttatgtatacaatttatcttatttttatcagtttttaaaattttacttcctcttttctcattttacctttttgattatattttaactttttctcattttttccatatttcattaAGTTTTTAGTCACCACTTtttagggttttgggtttttaagtttttaatcctaccaccagggcacctcttaTCCCAAAGCCCGCTACGCCTTCGCACCATAGCCAACATGCTGCAGAGCCACTTAGCCTTCTCTGCTGTGGAGGAAACTCATGTGGGACACTACCACCTCCTCAGAACCATCGGCAAGGGGGCATCTGCCAAGGTCAAGCTGGCCCAGCACGTCATCACCGGTCAAGAGGTAGCCATTAAAATAATTGACAAGATCCAGCACACGTCCTCCGACCTCCACAGACTATACAGAGAGATAGAAATTATGAAGGATCTCCATCATCCAAATATTGTAAAGCTGTTTGAAGTCATAGAGAATGAGCACGCCCTCTATATAGTGATGGAGTATGCAAGTGGAAGGGACCTCTTTTACCACCTAGTGAATCATGGCTTCATGAGCGAAAAAGAGGCCCAAACGAAATTCCAACAAATAGTGTCAGCGGTGAAGTACTGCCACAACAAGGGCATTGTTCATAGGgatctgaaaacagaaaacttACTATTGGACAAGCGAATGAACATCAAACTTGCAGACTTTGGTTTAGGAACTGAATTCACCACAGGGAGCAAGGTGGATACCTTCTGTGGCACTCCCCCTTATTCTGCCCCAGAACTCcttcagggagaaaagtatgacggacccccagtggatgtgtggagcctgggagtcatcctaTACTTCATGGTAACTGGATCTCTGCCTTTTCGTGGGAAGACCTTGACGAAGCTGCGAGAGCAGGTGCTGCAGGGACAATATCACGTTCCCTTCCACATGTCTAGCCAGTGTCAACACCTGCTCAGTAAAATTTTCATTCGTGACCCAAGAAAGAGAGCCACATTAGAGGACATCCTAGCACATCTATGGATGAAGGTGagccatgaagaaaaacaaaagctctaTGTGCAGCCACTCCCAGACTACGATAACCACTGGCACACTGAGGTGACGGTGAACACAGGTTACGTGCAGGAAGACATTCATGACTCACTGTTGAACCACAATTACAATGATGCGAACGCCACCTATCTGATCCTGCGTCACGACACATATGAGATTGACAGCCACACCAGCACCCTGGAACCCCAGGCTGAAGCCCATTGCACCGATAGCCACACTCCTTCCTCATCCCATGAAGTGCCTCCTACCGTCTGTCCTAAACCCAAACAGCGTAGTTACACCGAGCCCACCATTCCCACCTTTGGTTACTACATCCGCGATGCTTTGAACACTCTCTCTGAGGGAGGGATGGGGACCTCCATGGTGTCTACTTCTCCATCAttctccctggccctggcccaCCTGCGGCAGCAATCTACCACAGCCTGGGCACAGCCCAACCAGGACTCTGACCTGTATGCCAAGGTGAGAAACAGTGAGGTGCCACAGCCCATCACACCACCCCAGTGTGTTTCTGTGCCTTCCTCCTCAGCCTACACCATCAACGAGAGTGCCGGGGCCCCGGAGAAAACCAGTTTTACCCAGGGAATGTCAAATCAAAGCTCCGTAAATGAGGAGCAGGTGCATGAGTTACCTGACCAGCCGAGTTTGGCCCAGACTGTGAGTCTAGCCTCTTCCTCTGAGGAGCAGGTGCATGAGTTAcctgaccagccgagtttgcccCAGACTGTGAGTCCAGCCTCTTCCTCTGTCAGCAGCCAGGGCTGGAAGCAGGCCACTGGGAGGTTCTTTAAGCTCATGAGAAGATGCCTTTGTTTTACAtatgacaaaaaggaccacaaagCATCGGACAGCAAAGCTGCACAAATGATCAAACCTCAACAGGCCAAACCACGCTCTCTCAAATTTACCTGGAGGATGAAGATCACCAGTTCCTTGGAGCCCGACGAGATGCTGCAGGAGATCTGTCAAGTGTTGGATGCCAATGGCTGTGACTGGGATCTCACCCACAAATACACACTGCTGTGTATGAATGGCACACCAGGACAACAGGACTTCATTCAGTGGAGGATGGAGGTGTGCACCCTGCCTCGGAGGACTCTCAATGGggtaaaagtgaagagaatttcaggGACCTCTGAGGCCTTCAATAACATTGTCTCAAAAATCACCAGGGACCTTGCACTTTAAAATGGGGGCAGCAGAGCTGCCTGAGAGAAAACAGGAGTTCCAAGGTTTAAGCTCCTTTGTAATTTTGAAGGCGATGTTCGGAAAACCCACCTAAAAAAGGTGCCCGAAGTTCACTTCACTTGAACCCTGTTGAGCAATCATCAAGGCAGTGTGCATACCTTCATCCTCCACTGCACAAAGTCCTCTTGGCCTGCACGTCACGTGTGCACAGCAACACATATGCCCGGGAGACAACCCACTAGCAGCTGTTGGCATCGCACACTTGGCAGATCTTCCACATCATCTCGTTGGGCTCCATGGAGCTGGTTCCTCCACGTAAACTTCAGCGACAACAGCTTGGCCTCTCCAGGTTTAAGCACTTCCACCTCGTCTTTGCTCTCAGATTCCTACAGATCCGCTGCAGCAAACATGAAGCAAAGaattcatgaaaacaaaacaaacactcccAAATTCATCCGTTCAGACAGACAAaggaaagcttgtaatagggaaAGCCACTTGATTCACTAACACGGCCATCGAGATCTCTCTGGAGTCCCTTGGGATGCACTGAACAGCAAAGCAGAAAGTTGTCGGTTTAACTCCACACACAGatgacttgaaagaaaggcctccagtctatttctgaaacatcttgaagctgaagaaaatcagaccaagtccacaagagccaaagtatgaccttgagcttgtcccacctgaatttagagacgatctcaagaatacattcactgactgaacactaatgaccgaagaccaggcgagttgtggaatgacatcatatgtTCTTCCTTGTGAAAAAATCTGGAGTTTAGCCATCAAATTAGATCCTGGGCCATGCGAAACTCAACATGGAAGACTTTCAAGTGGGCCTAAGTATTTCAAGaataggcatcaattctactaTACACTGGATCCTTTTCTGAACCTGTTTATTGTTTTCAGAGGGAGACCACCTGCCCTATCGTCTCCACCCTAGGAGAAATTTTTCTAGCACACCCATTTATAGAACTTTAGTAGCCTTGGAGGTGGCATGCCAATAAATTTTGCCCAAATTGACCTTGCTTCTCAGCTTTTCATGCTTGGCTCTGTCTCCTGTACAGTGACATGTCTATATTTTTTAACACTGGGTATCagtttccaacaaatatttccGTATTAATGGTTTTGGTAGGCCTAGCACACACTGGAAGCAGGTACTTGTCAATTTGGTTAGACTCTCCCACGTGAAGAGTGCTTAGATAGCTCCATGGGATTAAATCCATTTTCCATAAGAAATTGCTTTGCTATAACCCCCCAGCAGCCATGCCTGATTACTGGGGGCACAGCCACAATTACAATTCCTATAGGACATACAAAATActgaatgttatttaaaaaaaaaaaaaagaaacttgtgtTTTGACAGTGTGAGAAGATTACATTAGGGAAGAACTTCCAAGCTAGTTATAGTTCCTGATTTTTTGAGACATGCTTTGGTCCACCTAATTTATACCATATACTTTATCTTCCTTGCATGTACTGATTAGTGACCACTGCCCTTGATCACTTAGTTAGTGGGATTCATTTCTGCCTCAGGAAAAGGGCTTGTactggtgggggagagagagcatTATAATTAGTAGGAAAATAGGTCAATACTTCTAAGGGCCTATGGTTGACAGgatttacattgtgaaaaatatgtaGTGCAGCTTAAGAAAGAGCAAGAGCTTGCCAAAGTGATGCGGGGGCGTTCCAAATACTGAGTTCCAATCACTTAAGCCTGTCCAGAGTCATTTCTCAATTTATTGTCCTGCTAAATGGATGGACCCCCATTACCAAATTCTTCATCATTCCCAatatctcctccttttccttcttactACTTGTAGTGAGTTAGAAATATGTGGGGCTGAGCTGGCAAACCAAGACATGTAATCCTGCAAATAACACTGAATAAATCTCAGTGGCCCCCTGCCATCCCTGGCTGCTGACACAGGGAGAGGCTGGGCTCACAATCTGaggcaaactcggctggtcaggAATCTCTTGCAGCTTCTCAGCATGCAAAGAGCTTAGTTTTCACTCTCCCTGGAGGAAACCAGTTCCTTCTGAGCTCCACCACTGCTGCTCATGGTGTGGGATGAGGAGGAAGCCTCACTTTAGCTGGGTTATGATTCCCTGTAtcttgtgattgtcctccattctgagattgtaattttatgttaaagaggattaggatgggatggtaatgccatccttacccaggtcacacccctcatccaatgtaaaagcagttaccctggggtgtggtctgtaccaccccttatgtctcaagagataaaaaggaaagggaagcaagcagagagttggggacctcatacccctaATAAAGCAGCAACAGGAGCGAAGCTCATGCTTTGGACCTagtgtccctgcacctgagatgctcctctatcaggggaaaattgatgagaagaccgacagagaaagaaagccttcccctggagctgacaccctgaatttggactttcagcctactataTCATGAAGAAattgatttctctttgttaaagccatccacttgtggtatttctattacagcagcgctagaagaCTAAGAGAGCTGGAATGGCAGCCTCGCTCTACCTCCTCTGCTTGGGTTAGCACAAGAGGGTACACTGTACACCATGGGATGAAGATCCACTGCAGGCTGCTATGGCCCTCTGTCTCAGGTGTTTTACGACCAGGAGCAAATAGATGACTATCACAACACTGTACTTTGGCATCATCAATAAGCACTGAATCTCTCACCATGTGTAACACATCACCTCAATCCACTGACGGTCACTGTAATCTGGGTGTGGCTCCACATACAGCTTTTGTTCTTCATGACCCACCATCATTCACGGATGTGTCAGAATTGCCTCTGAAATACCTCTCTCACTAGggtcatgaatgaaaattttgctcaGCAGGTATTCATACTGCAtagtcatatggaagggaaagtcccTTCACTACCTCCTGCCATAGTATCATGAAGGTATTTCCAACAAAAGGCAGGGATCCACCTACCAACAAATACAAAATGACTCCCAGGCTCAACACATCCACTAGGGGGGGGTCtgtcatacttttctccctgaagagttctagggcagaataaaggaaGGGAAACTGCCACAGGAGGTATACAGCTTGTTGCCCAGGCTGAATTCATTTCCAAGGTCAAGACCTGAAAGTTTGCTGCTCATTTTCTTATCTAATAGTAGGTTTTCTCTTTTCAGGCCCCTCTGAACCATACACTTGTTATGACAATCCTGCACTGCAGACACTATCTGGCAGAATTTGGTGGCTTGAGCCCCTTTGTCCCTCATCCTGCCATGAGCCCTTGCATGATGAAACACCTCCCCTCCACTTACTTATTCCATCACTATGTGGAGTGTGTTCtcattcttgatgacttcaaACAATTTCACAGTAAACACTCCCACAGCTCCATGGAGGCATTTCCACCAAAAGGCAGGGATTCACTCaccaacaaatacaagatgactcccaggctccacacatccactgGGAAGTCCGTCGTACTCTTCTCCCTGGaagagttctagggcagaataaagaaaaggtatGAATGAAAGCCTTCATAATTTTAACCTCTCAGGATAGTCTGTGGATGCTGCAGGAGGTTGCTGGGTCTCCCTAATGATCTTACCTTATTCCCAGTGAGGAGAGCTTTAGCCAACTTCACGTTGGTGAAGGTACCTTTGCAGAGGTTTTCGAGCATTTGGTAGTCTTACACATGGGTCTCCTCCTCAGAAGAAATGGCCGAGAGGCCTCTGCATCATCTCAGACTTGGGTCAAGTCTTACTTAGCTTAGGGCCAATGGGTCCCAACACAGGATTCAAAGTGGTAAAAACTGATGACTAAATAAAAactaggcccctgggtggcacaaattgttaagccctGGATGAcaagccaaaaggttagtagttcaaacccacccagtggcatctccAAAGTAAGGCCTCGTAACtgactctgaaaggtcacaaccttcaaaaccctgtgaaacagttctactttgcacgttTGGTGTTGCTGCCAACTgttatctactcaacagcaactagtaacatgcaaataaaaacataattaaaggagaaaaagatgagaaaaagcatataaaaactagaaaaaaaatacaaaataagaaaatgaaaaagtgacaaaaatcagttttattttggGGGTTAGTCTGTGGAGGTTGGAAGAGCTCTGCTGGATCTTGTCAGTGATCCTGGCTCTGAAAGTGGCCACGTTTGGATTCTGGCCTActgagttccagtctctcattcAGAGCCCTACCAAAGGGCAATGTTAAAATCAATCAAGTGGGTAAGTTCAGCAAGACGCTGAGATAGGTTATATGAAGCTCTCACCCCaccaaagggggaaaagaaaCCTAGAAGGTGTTGCTACCCTGTGAGTATCCTGAAAAGAGTCAACAGTTGACATCAACACAGCAAATGCTGAATCAAGGAAAAGATGGCTTCAAAAAGGTAAGGCaactttgtggtgtcttttcttgCCCTTGCCCCATCTCCTCCCCAACTCAGTGGTCATCTTATAGCAGCAGCACTTGCTTCTGATCCCAGGGTGGGACCCTGTTCCTGGCTCCAGTTAGAGTACAGAAAATCATTGTGTGTGTCTCTTCTAATCTTTCTGGGGGATGCCTGAAGGACTAATGCAAGGACCTTGTCTCTTTGACCTAACTTACAACCCAGGCTGCTAAGGTGGCAGGCATTTATAAGGAAAGATTGCAAGAGGAACTAATAGCCCATAGAGGGCTCAGGCTAAACAGTATGCTCAAAACATACGATAGATAGCCTAAGGCCTAAAAGCCAAAAATGGGAAGTACTTCTTTGGAAAATCAGGATATTCAAAAGCAACTGTGTGTTTGGGGAAATTTAGCAGGCTACAAATACCTAGAGCAAAATTTCTGTTCAGAAACTACCCGAGAAAGACCTACACTTTTTCTCACTCTATAAGTGTTTCAGGAGTGCCCCAGCACAGAGCCAATCTGCACAGACTAGGAGAAGtatttgtgggttttgttttgattttttgtttctttcttttttctatgtatttttagctCCTCTCATTTCAAAATCACTCTAAAAACACTAGATGGGAATTTCCATTTTCCATTCCACTATAAAAGGAACTTGGATGTCCCTTGCATGCTCACAATaagaaaaacctgaaaagaaACAACTCTTCTTAGCTCTGTCACAGATCTGAACTCACAGAGCAATCTGctatcccagaagctggagataCACATGCACTACTACAAAGAATCCCTGCTTACTGGGAACAGAGAATGCCACCACCGTTACTTCCACCTCCTGACCTAGAATcatatgttattaggtgccgatgagttgattccaactcatagcagtgcaatgtgacagagtagaacacccccaTAGGATTCTCTAGGCTGGAAACGTTATGGAAGCAAACAGCCAAGTATTTTCTTCTATGGAGTTGCTGGCTGGTTTTAATCAAcaccctgttggttagcagccatgtgcttaactattatgccactagggctccttacttcaTTGCTAATTGACTAATCCCTGGAAACTGAGAGATAGAAATTTCACAGGGCCTAGCCTTATGGTACCTTCACACTTCGGTGAATTTCTCATAAAGGAGACTCACTAGGTTTTCACTGTCAAACTGTAAGAAAAAGTCTCTCATAattccagttggaaaaaaaaagtaaccaactgCAAACACTACTGTGTTCTTGACAACCGTCTACCCTTGAAGGAAATGGTTCTACCACCCTTTCAACCAACCTAACCAACTTCCAATTTTTAGAGCCTAATAGACTTGAGGAAGGGGAAATACCAAACACCATCTAACATGCCACATAGGGGGAAAACTGCCTACCTTCAGTCCTCAtcgaacatacacacacacaaaaaaaaaagaaaacccagtgccgtcgagttgattccgacacatagtaccctataggacagagcagaactgcccaatagagatttcaaggagcgcttggcggattcgaaTAGCCAACCCAttagttagcacccgtagcacttaaccactacgccaccaggaagtCCTCATCAAGCATAGGCTTGACAAAAACGTGGAAACACACACAGACTGAACAGACTGGGTAAACAACAGGACAAGGCTCAGATATGGCACCTTTGTTAGAAATATTAGACCAGGAAATTAAAATAGCTATGATAATATGATAAGGGCTCTGGGtaaaaagtggacaacatgcaACAATAAAAGGGTAATGAAAATGAACAGACTGAAACTCAAAGAAATACTcaaaaaaatatcagaaatgaaaaacacagtaacACAAATGAAAAACGGCACCGATTGGCTTATCAGTAGGTTGCACATGTTTAAGCAAAGAATCAGTAAGGTTGAACATTTGTCAGTGGAAACTtgtcaaattgaaaagaaaaaagagtgaaagagaataagaaaTGGGGGACAATCCCAAAAAGTCTAACAGATGCAGAGAGGGAATACcagaagcagaagagaaaaaggaacacaggaaatatttaaagttttaatGGCACAGTATTATCTAAAACTGTTGCCAGACACCAAATCACAGATCGAGGAGCCCATAGAACACTaagcaggataaataccaaaACATCTAAATCTGGGAATAGGATATTGAAAGTGCAGATAATTACACAAAGAGGAAAAACTTACATAAacaagaggaaacaaaaacactATACCTATAAAGGAACGAGGATTAGAATTCATCAGACCTCCCCAGAAACCACGCAAGCAAGAAGAGTGTGCAGTGATAAACGTAAAGTGTGAAAAGAAAACTCTAGCTGAACACAAGCTAAACAACACATGTTTCAGTGACCACCTATAAACAAGAATACATTCATTccaaaaagtcactaaacaaatacagtaaaataaccttcaagaatttaatttaaaaacattaaaagggaaaggtgcataatctgatttccaggttaccactttataatattcaaatgtccacttaaaaaaaaaatattacaaggcatacaagaaaaagaaaatttgttccattgaaaggaacaaaataaactgacagaaaacattcCAGTCCACACATCagacttactagacaaagacttcaaaacgactgtcttaaatatgcctaaagagccaaaaccaaacatggAGAAAtatctaaaggaaatcaggaaaactatgaaagaaaatgaggctattaataaagaaagaaagccatTAATAAAGAGataatataaaaagaaaccaacaaaaattcagCAGCTCAATAGTGCaaccactgaaataaaaatttactagagaatgcaaacatttcagaaagaagaagaaactatcaataaatttgaaaaaagggaTATTGAAATTACTGAGTCTCaagagcaaaaaaataaataaaaacaagtaaacaaagccTATGAGATCTGCTAGACACAATCCACATGACCAGCATTGCTACCCCCAAAGGAGAAGAGGGggaaaaagtgacaaaaatcatacctgaagaaaggaTAACTGAAAAGTTTCAAAACTTCATGATAGATGTGTATCTACAAAACTAAGAAACAAATTTCAAGGGAAAtacactcaaaaaaacaaaacaatcgtATTAAAACGGAAATCTAGAACATCACTCTTTTTCcaatagcatctaaaaaagaaaatactgaggaataaattgaACTTAGCAGTCAAaagcttatacactgaaaactacaaaatactgctgaaagaaattcaagaagacctaaataaa
This DNA window, taken from Elephas maximus indicus isolate mEleMax1 chromosome 3, mEleMax1 primary haplotype, whole genome shotgun sequence, encodes the following:
- the LOC126070944 gene encoding serine/threonine-protein kinase MARK2-like; protein product: MLQSHLAFSAVEETHVGHYHLLRTIGKGASAKVKLAQHVITGQEVAIKIIDKIQHTSSDLHRLYREIEIMKDLHHPNIVKLFEVIENEHALYIVMEYASGRDLFYHLVNHGFMSEKEAQTKFQQIVSAVKYCHNKGIVHRDLKTENLLLDKRMNIKLADFGLGTEFTTGSKVDTFCGTPPYSAPELLQGEKYDGPPVDVWSLGVILYFMVTGSLPFRGKTLTKLREQVLQGQYHVPFHMSSQCQHLLSKIFIRDPRKRATLEDILAHLWMKVSHEEKQKLYVQPLPDYDNHWHTEVTVNTGYVQEDIHDSLLNHNYNDANATYLILRHDTYEIDSHTSTLEPQAEAHCTDSHTPSSSHEVPPTVCPKPKQRSYTEPTIPTFGYYIRDALNTLSEGGMGTSMVSTSPSFSLALAHLRQQSTTAWAQPNQDSDLYAKVRNSEVPQPITPPQCVSVPSSSAYTINESAGAPEKTSFTQGMSNQSSVNEEQVHELPDQPSLAQTVSLASSSEEQVHELPDQPSLPQTVSPASSSVSSQGWKQATGRFFKLMRRCLCFTYDKKDHKASDSKAAQMIKPQQAKPRSLKFTWRMKITSSLEPDEMLQEICQVLDANGCDWDLTHKYTLLCMNGTPGQQDFIQWRMEVCTLPRRTLNGVKVKRISGTSEAFNNIVSKITRDLAL